The DNA window TTCGCCTACAGTTGCGCCGCGCCGGGTTCTCACCAGGACAAGAGTTGGAGCGTGTGTATGAAAACATGCTACCATCCGCTAACGCGCGACGATCATCGGAGACACACCTGAGTCAACCACCGACCACATCAACAGCAGCCGGCCATCACTTGGCACCACAGACCGTCATCGGTCGATCACCGCCTCCGCTCGTCCCGATCGCTGCCGGGATTGTATTTTGGCCACCACCGACCACGGGCGCAACCCACACGCACAGCGAAGCACCGTCGACCGCCCCCGCGACCCACACGGGCTGCAACGCACCATCGAGCTCCACTGGCGGTAATCTTGTCCTCGCCGCCGCCGCTGATAGCGCTCGCCTCCAATTAGCCGTTCCTGGTGCGAGGGAATGTCCCCTCCACGGCCACCGAAGGAGCCGCTGACTTCGCCACGTCGTGACAACGAGGATTCGGTACCGACCACGGTTTTCCGAAGCGACAGGGGACCTGTGGGTGCGACGTACGAGGACATCTCGGAAGGGGAGGTCGTCGAGGTAAGCTCCGAGGACGAAGACTCGAGACCGCCCGCCGCAGACGCGGAGGGGCTACGTGACGAGGAAAACAACCTCCCACCGTTCAGGTTCGAGACACCGCCACCGACATATGAAGAGTTGTTCGGACCAGGGCCAAACCCCACCTTCGACACCGTCATCAGCCACAGCGCCGTTCCCGGGACCAACGCCGCTGTCCTCGGTAGCACGGGCACACCCACGACCGGAGCAGCCCTAGTTGCGAGGACAATCCTACCTCCGTATCTACCAACGCCGCCGGAGCCCCAGGCATCACCACCGGCTCCAGCCACGACGCCATTCCCGGGACCAACGCCACCTGATCATCGATCGCGCCCAGGCCGCAAGCCCAGACGTCGTTACCGACACTGCCTCGTCCGGCTGCAACACAATCAGCGCAGACGAGTCATCCAGGGTCCCGAGCACACCCCCCTGTTCGCGGCCAGCCGGCGTCGCCCACCCCAACGAGAGCGCAGAATGAGCACGGGGCCACAACCCCTATGAGCACATGGTGCAACAACTACTCAAGTCCCCAGAAGGACCCACCACATCTGCCGCCGCTCAGAGGCGCGCGACCGCCAGGGCCACGATAGAGAGCCTGCTATCTGCCCCGTCGACAAGCTCACACCTACCAGGCGGGGCCATCGTGGTCACCCCGAGACCAGTTCAAAAGGTACGAAAACTACTTGCCACCGACGAATGGCGCTGGCGTTTCCGCCGTGATCCAGCTAGCTCCGAGACACAGCTGCCAACCGCCCAGGAATCCTGAACAACGGCCCGCGTCGACGACACGCCCCATGGCCAGCGGAGGAAGCCAGCACCGACGAGAAGGCACTCCTTGAGATAGAACTCGAGGACGACCCCAAATTACTGGTCCGTCTCCCACCGGGATGGACGACCCCGGACGGATGGATGCCAGCCGCACTCCTGGAACGCGTCCAGCAGCGAATCCGTCACTCTCCAGGCAGACGAGGTGGGTGACACACGTTATCGATTCTAGATCTCGCGGCAGGGGCAACGAGTGTTCATCTTTCCCCATCCCCGAAGAAGGGATGGAGTGTGAGGAAAACCCCACATTTTTGTAGATATAAGTGGACATTAGTAGATTAAGGATAGGCATAACTGATGTAGCCAAATAAGAGAAAGACAAAGACCCACGGAGGGCACTAGCACATAAGGAATCCACACACCCACATACTAGGGGAGAGAGCGCAGCAGCCGACACGATCGTCGGCAGAGGACTGCAGCCGAAGCTTCCCGACTTGTCGAAGGGGACAGTCGCTCGTAAACCGGCAAAGGAGACGGTCGTCGTGTTTCGCAGAAAGCGTGGAGATAGAACAAAGCTTGGAATTCGACATCATTACCGCCACAACCCAGAGGATGCGGAAGGTGTAAAAGTTGGTGAGCGCCCCGGGTGACGTGGTCTGCTTTCCCATCTTCGGGAATTCCTGCTGAGGCCGGAAATCCGATTTCGGGTGACGGGATCTGATTTTCCGGACCTCTGTCTTTGGGCTGGAGATCGACTCACGGTTGACGGGGTCGATCCTGGCCTTTTCCCCCTCCTTTAGTCTTCTTCCGTTATCCTGTCTGTCTTGAAATAGAAACATTTTCTGTGAAGAAACCCTGGCGTGACCGAGTTTCATCCCAGCTCTATAACTACTttacaaatttaataattgGCAATCAATTATGAAGAATCTGCAGGCATCCTGGGTATCACCTTTAACAACATGTTAAGCAGCTGGGCGAACATATGGGCTTCTGAGACAGCTCCCTACTTCTCAGTCGTTCTTGCCAACTCAGCTACGTATGCTAGTGGCCAAAACCATTTTGGTTCCCACCCTGTTTTACGGTGTTGAGATTTTTGGGCATTGCGACACTCAAGATACGCAAAAATTAACTGTTGCTTGTAATTAAATCGTTCGTTACGTGTTTAATCTTCGTCGCACTGACCACACATCCCACCTAGTCAATAATATTCTTGACCTAAGTCTTAGTCAGTGGGTTGACCTTAAGACATTAATGTATTTTCAAAAGATTGTGTGCACCCGTGAACCGTCTTACTTGTTTCAGAAACTTCTTCCAGCTCAATCGCAAAGAACACAAAACTTTATTATCCCTTGATATAAAATCTTATGCTCGAGAAggcaattttttattaatgctATTAGCCTATAGAACAGTCTACCCCATGCTCTTAAAAGCATCAGAGGCGCGTCTTAGTTTATCTCTAAAATCAAAGAATTTATGCATGCTGCAAACTTAAACTTATACTTAAACTTATACTCAAATTGTAAACACAactttgttaatttttaagtagtacatttaaattatttattttatttaataattcttTACTCAACCCCATGTGACTAAAGCAATAAATATAAGACTTTACTTGTAGCGTtaggatataaataaattaatgaaattaatGTCTGGCGGCTATCCTCGGTGTAAAACGATTTAGATCGTATGTGGAGATGATGCCGTTTACATTTATAACCGACCACGCCAGCCTGAAGTCGCTTGTGTCCCTAAAGGACTTGAATGGGCGGCTCGCACGTTGGTCATTGAAGCTGCAGATTTATGACTTTGCTATAGAACACACTAAGGGTTCGGAAAATGTAGTGGCAGACACTCTGTCAATCGACTTGGAACCTTTGTTGGGGTTCGAGAGGACGAAATTCGAGTACTCTGAGCGTAGGCAGGAAGTATTAGCCCATGGGGAATGTTTCCCAGATCTTGTTGTGGACGGGAATTACGTGTTTTGGCGGTCAAAGCGAGACGGCGGCAAACCAGAACTGGGGGAGTATTCCTGGAAACTGTGGATACCGGCTAGCCTCACAGGCACCCTTATAGAGCAAGCGCATTGCCCGAAAAACAGAGCTCATGGTGAAAAGGCAAAAACCTTGAGCTGACTGCGTCAGAGATTTCACTGGCCGAGAAAAATAAGCCAAGTTCGAGCTTACGATAGGGATTGCACAGTTTGTAAATAAACCAAACCAACGATTTACGGTCGTAGACCCGAGACTGGTGCGGAGACGGTAACACTCAGGTTATTTTACAAAATGTACATTGATTTTCTAGGCAAGTATCCGAGGTCTACTGGTCTGAAATGCAGCGGAAAGTCAACCAGTCTGTTCTAAATGCGATTTGAGCCTATTTAAAGCATGATCACCGAGACTGGGATCTTTATCTACCGCAGGTTGAGTGTGCACTCAGAGGAGCGGTTCACCAGGCTACCGGAGTGTCTTCCTATTTCGCTCTATTTGGGCAAAATGTGTTTACCAACGCAGCAGATTTCCAACTGGCGAGGCATTAGAAGACAACGAGCTGTATGTCTTGTCAAGAGAGTCGAGGTTTGCCTTGTTGCGCGAAGAAATTCGAAGGAATTCACACAAGGCATACGAATGGAGCGCAACTGTGTACAATCGGAGGTCAAAAAATGTGCAATTTGCACTTGGACAGGATGTATACAGGAGGAACTTCACTTTGAGTAATTTCGGACAGAACTACAATGCCAAATTCGCAAGGAAATTTAATAGATGTAGAATCAAGTCAAGGGTAGGGAACAACATGTACGAGACCGAGACTTTGCAAGGGAAACCTAGTGAAATATATCACGCGAAGGATGTGAAGCagtaacaagaaaggaagtcaacttcggctagccgaagtttgtatacccttgcagttatagttattaaatttaattcaaaattctgataaatacacaaaatgatattcccaatggtataagataatatgtcaaaaaattaacgaagctataatttgtttcatattatttacccaccaattttgcgatcgttcctatggcagctatatgatatagtcgtccgaatttgatcaaattaaatttaaaattcagaactaataaaaaaatattatttccaagcgtagaaggttataGTTAAACAAAtgtaatttatataattttttcaccaattttccgatcgtttctatggcagctatatgatatagtcgtccgattttgattaaattcgaaattcaaaactagttaaaaaatgttatttccaatcttaggagtttatatgttaagaaacaccaaataaataatttttttaaatttatattcagattattcctatgggaactataagatatagttttccgatccggctagttccgacttatatactatctgcaaaagaaagaagactttcgggaaagtttcagcccaatAGCATTAAAACTGAGAAACTAAGCAGTTCCACCCTGTTCTACGCTCCCAAGACACTAACCATACGGCAAAAAATTATGTTTCGACGCTATCtctattttcaatatttttgactttcacagacgttttaccaacatgcacggtacctCATTGGAAAGGAAATTCATTTTACTAATAAACAAATGCGTTTCGGCGAACgaaaagccgtcagtttttgagaaaaaagcATAGTGCTATGTGGGCGTCTCATTTGTTCCAAAATTGTAACTAGGAACACATTTACCTTATATAGATACCCTATATCGATACTTCgataaaaataaacttatgttaaataatattttcaatgaaTTAAAGACATGCCTGATcaatttgatatattatttattgaaatagTAGTTTACTGGTTTCCTAGAAATTCACATTTTAAGagtttaagtaaaatattattattatttcttctCCAGCCCTCGTGCATTTGTAGAAGCTGCCCTTGCGCTCTGGCAACATCTTGGCGccataatatataaaaacgaaattatgtttaatattattttcaacgAAATAAAGACATGCCTTCGATTATACTTTCTCGCCTGATCAATTTgatgtattatttattaaaatcgggTCCGTAGTTTATTGGAAATTCCCATTTAAGGAGTTTCagtaaaatatgtatattaattatatcttCTCTAGCCCTTGCGCACAAGACAGGAGTTACCACCCTGTCAAGCGATTTCCCCGTTACTTTGGAAAGGCGGCGCAGCACGACAACAAGCTGTAAACAAACTAAGCAGCTAATTTGTTTGTACTAATCATAATAGAAGCGATCATCATGTGTAAGTATATTTTCGCTTGATACGTACATAAGCAGgataaatgttatttacacGGATTCTTATTGCAGCTCAAAACGTAATTACAGTATCCAGCCGTTTAACAAGTGGGAAGTATACGCAAAAAAAGTAAGTCTGTAAGtcttacatacatatgtacatatgtaaatattgtagttattttattaatatatacaaacaaaaacctctcttaacgaggtaaaaagtagtggcgaacgctcCTTTAAccaaaatttctgatatcaacaccACCAGCTCCACCATTCCACTTTCCTTGCTAACTCGCCGACGCTAGTTTGACGGACATCTTTAATAATCATTTCCCCAGGCGAAAGAAGCATCGGTCTCATTGGCTTAAAACGTGGATACAATATAACGCAAAATGGCAAAACTGGAGGGCTATGTGGgtaaatactaaaaaaattttccgTGTCTGATGTTGCTAATGAGTACTCAACCTTAGTGGTTCCTCTACGCACCAAGCCCAATGCCAAAAGCTGCCACATCGTCTTTATGCGGGAGCACTTTATTCATCTGATGGATCCCAACAAACCCAAGGGACGCACACTCTTCCTGCTCAATGTTCCGCCTTACGTGGCGAAGGACAGCCTGAAGTCGGTCTTCAGTCGGGCGGGAAGCATTCAGGCCGTAGAGTTCGCCGTTAGGCCGGGAAAAGAGGAGACTACCAAATGGTACGAGAGCACCGGGGAAACGTTCTCCTACACAGGCCCATTCTTTATCTTTAAGGTAGCCTACATTGTGTTTGAGAAGGCCAGCAGCATCAACAAGGCCCTGGCTTTGAGAAGCATTGACCTCTTCAATACCAGCGGGGAGTGCATTGTCAAAACAGGCATGGAGCTCTGGCATGAGGAGTACGATAAAAACTACATTTTCGAGGCTGACAAGGCGAAGGTACAGATCAGGAAACACATGGCCGGGTACGACAAGAGGGAGCGAGCTGGGACGGAGGCGGCCAAGAGCGGAGAATCTGATGCCGACGGATGGGTCACCGTAGGCAACGAGGGACGCAACGCTGGCTTTGAGCAAAAGGCCTCTCTGATTGGACGCCTGGAACAAAAGGTGCCCACGGAAAACAAGTCCAAGGAACTGAAGAACTTTTACACCTTTCAGTCAGCAGTCgcgtcggaaacgtctccttcactgcgttgcaaacttctgactgaaatcgtATTATAAGGGGATAAAGGGTTTGCTAGGGTACTGGGCGGTCTTCCGCGACGAGATTCCAAGTCCAATTTCACCTCGAAACACCTTGCCATTTATTTGAACATCACCGTACACCAGCAGATTCGTCTTTTTAAATTCATCAACAAAACAAGCCCAGCTGCCTGACAGTAAGATCAGgacacactacaaagaataagattttcgactagtgaaactcttagtcgatctgagtactaggcttaagcctaaaaaccgcgagctaaccataggagtgagcgagaggcaagcAGGCGgttaacgcttttcgtcgggtctgtttttcagcgcggtactcagatgagctaatgTGAATTTCGATgcacgccgttagccgcggaacaaaaaataataaatttaatcttttgcggtgttcgtgcacaagcggtggggaatttaaaaattaaataaggaAGAAAACGcctaaaggaggtcagtgcagatgaaaaaggacgccttatccaagctgttgcccattgttgtgggacttgaccgacaggaagcaataccacatcggggcaaatccgcagaattgTTGAaatgctggaggagatccactaaagaatcccagtgggaaggaacatgagacatcgctcgatctccgacgagctctccttTGAGGACTCCGCCTCTACCAGCTACTTTtaggaggaaataaggtcgcccggtAAGGGCCATTatcaggatgctgggcgacttcatGCAGCATCAGGCGGAACAACCCCGTTCGCAATtcggctcccacttccccaAGATCtaatatgcctattgggatTCGGAGCTGGAGTACAGATGGCGCCGGGAAGATGGAGAAGCATCCGtaggacgagaaggaagccttaaacttttaatttacataaataaaaacattcgttgaacatttcatttatttttgtggaccagcagactcttcttttttaaactgctccaattgatttgttttccgtttgggaacaagcccagctgcttgacagtaagaccatgcgaaatgcattgcgggtgaactttgaaaacttcaaactacaaagaataagaattTTCGACttgtgaaactcttagccgatctagGCTTTATGGTGAAAAAAGTGCGTTAAGCGGAATTTGATCGCTGAAGCGGAAACCCTCTTCTGTCGAAATGGGCTATTAGCTTATTTGATAaacgcgctgaaaaacagacccgacgctCTCtgctatggttagctcgcagAGGATTCTTATATCAAGCTGTTGAACATCATCCAGGGCCCCTAAAATAACGTTTTGAGAGAAACAAACTGACAATCAGAATACAATTTCCATTTTGCAGTCCACAAAATCTTGTTTTGCATACAGGCGAaaatggctagatcaactcggctagtgattctgattaagaatatgtatatatactttatagggtcgaaaacgcttccttctacctgttacatactttctgccGCACCTAACATACGGGTTTAAATATACGTACTTTGTTTTATAGTATATTATTGCACTTTTCCTTTGTTTCGACATAGCGCCGGCAGTCCAGATCTGAGCGGATTCAGTAATGCCTTTCACGCAATGTAGAGGAGCGATCGCGTGCTGTGGACTGGACGAGTAACTTACTGGCGCTACGACTCCACAACGATTATTATCAGCGATTGTTGTGCTGAGCTCAATTTCCGACTTTTTATAAGCTATACAGCCGCCGGTTATAAGATATGACATTTCAGTTTTATTTTGTCGTGGTCAGAGCTTGGTCGCGGTAGTGTCAATGGCAAAAGCAAATTTATGACGATTTACGTGCGGATATGCTCGCTGGATTTTTCAGTTTGGGTCTGGTATAATATAGAAGTTTATTCGATTCTTAAGCTAGTCCTACTGACTAAAACGGTTTGAAGCGACGCGACTGCTTAAGCAGCTCGATCTTTCGCTTGTCCTCCTCGAACTTCTTGCGAATCTCCATGATATTCTGCATCTTACTCTCGCGGATCTGAAAGGTGTAAAAGTTCTTCAGTTCCTTGGACTTGTTTTCCGTGGGCACCTTTTGTTCCAGGCGTCCAATCAGAGAGGCCTTTTGCTCAAAGCCAGCGTTGCGTCCCTCGTTGCCTACGGTGACCCATCCGTCGGCATCAGATTCTCCGCTCTTGGCCGCCTCCGTCCCAGCTCGCTCCCTCTTGTCGTACCCGGCCATGTGTTTCCTGATCTGTACCTTCGCCTTGTCAGCCTCGAAAATGTAGTTTTTATCGTACTCCTCATGCCAGAGCTCCATGCCTGTTTTGACAATGCACTCCCCGCTGGTATTGAAGAGGTCAATGCTTCTCAAAGCCAGGGCCTTGTTGATGCTGCTGGCCTTCTCAAACACAATGTAGGCTACCTTAAAGATAAAGAATGGGCCTGTGTAGGAGAACGTTTCCCCGGTGCTCTCGTACCATTTGGTAGTCTCCTCTTTTCCCGGCCTAACGGCGAACTCTACGGCCTGAATGCTTCCCGCCCGACTGAAGACCGACTTCAGGCTGTCCTTCGCCACGTAAGGCGGAACATTGAGCAGGAAGAGTGTGCGTCCCTTGGGTTTGTTGGGATCCATCAGATGAATAAAGTGCTCCCGCATAAAGACGATGTGGCAGCTTTTGGCATTGGGCTTGGTGCGTAGAGGAACCACTAAGGTTGAGTACTCATTAGCAACATCAGACacggaaattttttttagtatttacCCACATAGCCCTCCAGTTTTGCCATTTTGCGTTATATTGTATCCACGTTTTAAGCCAATGAGACCGATGCTTCTTTCGCCTGGGGAAATGATTATTAAAGATGTCCGTCAAACTAGCGTCGGCGAGTTAGCAAGGAAAGTGGAATGGTGGAGTTCGGAACATGGGTGTTATTGTAATTTTGTGGTTTTCTGGCTATTTGGAGACCAGATATATAATGATGGCCAGTGTGGCCGTGCAAGAAAACACTTGATTTTCTCAATATATatggttttaattttgatgagcaaatttaaaaaaaattcctatgaatttttgaaacaTTAGAAGACCCCTGATTTGCCCCAACCCATCTAAATCGTTagatatattttgaaaattttaacaGAGCCCCATGTTCCAAATTCCGCCATTCCAATTTCGCTGCTAACTCGCCGATGCTAATTTGACggtcatatatatatttttatattttggtaTATTCTGAAATATGAAGTAGTATGTTttagtatattttttatggatAAATAGTATTTTTCGATTTGTCCGGCGCGGTCACGCTGCTATTCAGTGTACGTGGATTTACAGATAACGGTCCAAACACAATTCAGTCTGGAATTCCATCAGAAGCGTCAACTAAAGCGACCCAGGCATTCGTCAGAAAGAGCTAGCCAGCGACTCAATTAGATGTGCCTGCTGCGCATCCAGAGCTGATAAACTTGAGTCCACCCAATTTCTGCCTTTGACCTGTGTCCGGTCGGTCGATTGTAATATATTATTGATATTATGGCCCATACCCGCTGCCCCAGCGACGGCCTATTGGCCCGTGTGAACTTTCCACTATATGCCGTGGACATGCTTACCAGCCGCCACATACTAGTGGCCGGAGGCGGTGGTTCCAGCAAGACGGGAGTGGCGAACGGCTTTGTATGGGATGCACGCAACACGAATCTTAATGTCCGCGGTCCTAATGCCCGCCTCGTCTTTCCAGGAGATCTACGAACTGTACCACAACGGGACCCACTTCTGCGCGAAGGAGGTGCTACGCCACGAGACGGGCACAAACGTAGTTATGAACTTTGCCCTGTGCATCGGTGGCAGGAGGGGCTACTTGTGCGCCGGCCAGGAGGCGCACTGCCAAATGTACTATATTCAGCCGCGCGTTTTGTCTGAGGTTAAGGAGCATGGAAACGAAGTCAGCGACGAAAAGCCCGCCCCGGCAGACCGGTCCCACGGGAAAGGCAATTTGCGACAGCGAAACGCCCACTCGGGAGTGGAGTCAGTAACCAACGGGCATAAGCACC is part of the Drosophila subpulchrella strain 33 F10 #4 breed RU33 unplaced genomic scaffold, RU_Dsub_v1.1 Primary Assembly Seq377, whole genome shotgun sequence genome and encodes:
- the LOC119561832 gene encoding ribosomal RNA-processing protein 7 homolog A-like isoform X4 yields the protein MAKLEGYVVVPLRTKPNAKSCHIVFMREHFIHLMDPNKPKGRTLFLLNVPPYVAKDSLKSVFSRAGSIQAVEFAVRPGKEETTKCLHCV
- the LOC119561832 gene encoding ribosomal RNA-processing protein 7 homolog A-like isoform X5, producing MAKLEGYVVVPLRTKPNAKSCHIVFMREHFIHLMDPNKPKGRTLFLLNVPPYVAKDSLKSVFSRAGSIQAVEFAVRPGKEETTKW
- the LOC119561832 gene encoding ribosomal RNA-processing protein 7 homolog A-like isoform X1, giving the protein MAKLEGYVVVPLRTKPNAKSCHIVFMREHFIHLMDPNKPKGRTLFLLNVPPYVAKDSLKSVFSRAGSIQAVEFAVRPGKEETTKWYESTGETFSYTGPFFIFKVAYIVFEKASSINKALALRSIDLFNTSGECIVKTGMELWHEEYDKNYIFEADKAKVQIRKHMAGYDKRERAGTEAAKSGESDADGWVTVGNEGRNAGFEQKASLIGRLEQKVPTENKSKELKNFYTFQSAVASETSPSLRCKLLTEIVL
- the LOC119561832 gene encoding ribosomal RNA-processing protein 7 homolog A-like isoform X2; the protein is MREHFIHLMDPNKPKGRTLFLLNVPPYVAKDSLKSVFSRAGSIQAVEFAVRPGKEETTKWYESTGETFSYTGPFFIFKVAYIVFEKASSINKALALRSIDLFNTSGECIVKTGMELWHEEYDKNYIFEADKAKVQIRKHMAGYDKRERAGTEAAKSGESDADGWVTVGNEGRNAGFEQKASLIGRLEQKVPTENKSKELKNFYTFQSAVASETSPSLRCKLLTEIVL
- the LOC119561832 gene encoding ribosomal RNA-processing protein 7 homolog A-like isoform X3, translating into MVAYIVFEKASSINKALALRSIDLFNTSGECIVKTGMELWHEEYDKNYIFEADKAKVQIRKHMAGYDKRERAGTEAAKSGESDADGWVTVGNEGRNAGFEQKASLIGRLEQKVPTENKSKELKNFYTFQSAVASETSPSLRCKLLTEIVL
- the LOC119561831 gene encoding putative ribosomal RNA-processing protein 7 homolog B isoform X3, translating into MVAYIVFEKASSINKALALRSIDLFNTSGECIVKTGMELWHEEYDKNYIFEADKAKVQIRKHMAGYDKRERAGTEAAKSGESDADGWVTVGNEGRNAGFEQKASLIGRLEQKVPTENKSKELKNFYTFQIRESKMQNIMEIRKKFEEDKRKIELLKQSRRFKPF
- the LOC119561831 gene encoding ribosomal RNA-processing protein 7 homolog A isoform X2, giving the protein MREHFIHLMDPNKPKGRTLFLLNVPPYVAKDSLKSVFSRAGSIQAVEFAVRPGKEETTKWYESTGETFSYTGPFFIFKVAYIVFEKASSINKALALRSIDLFNTSGECIVKTGMELWHEEYDKNYIFEADKAKVQIRKHMAGYDKRERAGTEAAKSGESDADGWVTVGNEGRNAGFEQKASLIGRLEQKVPTENKSKELKNFYTFQIRESKMQNIMEIRKKFEEDKRKIELLKQSRRFKPF
- the LOC119561831 gene encoding ribosomal RNA-processing protein 7 homolog A isoform X1, with the protein product MAKLEGYVVVPLRTKPNAKSCHIVFMREHFIHLMDPNKPKGRTLFLLNVPPYVAKDSLKSVFSRAGSIQAVEFAVRPGKEETTKWYESTGETFSYTGPFFIFKVAYIVFEKASSINKALALRSIDLFNTSGECIVKTGMELWHEEYDKNYIFEADKAKVQIRKHMAGYDKRERAGTEAAKSGESDADGWVTVGNEGRNAGFEQKASLIGRLEQKVPTENKSKELKNFYTFQIRESKMQNIMEIRKKFEEDKRKIELLKQSRRFKPF